AGCCTCGGCTCCAAGTTTCGCTACAGCGGCAGAACGCAGGCTCAGACCCGCAGGGCCAGCTCCATGATCATCAGACCTGCGCCGCTCTTCGAGCGCTCTTCCAGCAAACGCTACAACATGTCCCTCAGCTTAGATGGAGGTGAGGAGCAGTTGAGCGTTTTGATAAATATCTGACTAAAGTGGAAATTTGTAGACgctatttttatttgttccttATATCAGTTGtgattgtttgtgtcttttctgaaatattttgtcactGAAAGATGCTGTTACTTTCTGTTTTTGAATTTTGAATTTTTTGatcctctttttatttctatgaaaTTGAAGAAAAATGTGCTTTGCACCTGAAAGCCTGCAAAGATAACATGTCTGGGACATTTATGCAATGCAGTAATGTTACGTTCACACCAAAAAGCGTCTACATTTTTTTGCGCGAGTAGATtccaatgcacagacgcgaatggatgCAAATGATGCAAATAGaaaaaagttgacatttttcaaccgagctgtgtgagcctacagatgatgttatgaacccaaacacgagagAGTTTGATATTCCGACGTTTGttggatttccacaacaagtaaaAAGCGGAAGgtggaaattataactgtttccacagagataagtCACGCCCCCTACCTGGCGGGTCTAGCGCGAATGAAGCAAATACACCACAAATAGTCcagcgagtaaactcacgcgagtaaagcttttggtgtgaatggCAGCATAAGCCACAATGGGTATTTGATAACAATGTGCAGGAGCAAATCAAACCCTTTATTCCACTGCTCACACTTTTCCCTggcattattatcattatgtaTCTAAACATCTCTGGTTCCAGTCCATCACATCCAGCTTtgtcttcctgtcctccagcaccCATTATGGAGAACCATGAGACTCTCATGAAGGACAGTGCTGCTGATGGGGCAACCAAAATCATCACCAAGGGAGACATCATCACCACGGTAACGACGGAGAAgaaggcagaggaagagaaggcgCAGCAGGAGGACGCTCGGATGGATGCTGTTGAGACGCAGGAACCGACTGCCACAACACCGCTCAGACATGACACAAAGGTAAACTGCCTTCTTATCGGTTCAGTACAGGTAGAGCTGCATTTAATTTGGACAAAGGAACTTTCTAGAGGCTTAAATTGTCTTTTGTATTTGGTTCAAAGAAAGTGATGATGAGTGAATGTATGCAAATATGCTATCAGGTTGTCAAAGAAACAGAATATGTTTCTTAGAAGCTGCTGCGATTTTGATCTTTTAacgttttcttttattattagaCGTTTTAAAGGCTGATGAGAATTTCCCAGTTGCTTTCAGCTTAACCCACTGCAGCAGACAAGGCCTAAGTGCTTCTTCTCATCTTGTGTGCGCTTTACTAattagcttttcttttcttgtcctTCCTTTGACCCCACACtatacttgtgtgtgtctgctcatgCGTATTCGCCCCCTTCCCCTTCGCACATCTCCATTTATACACTCTTCGTTGACATATCCCTCCATCAGTGCTCCTCCCATGTGTACACAACCGACCCCCTCCGCTCTGAGCTCTCACTCCCCTCATCTCCTGTTTCATCACCTAAAGTGCGGCGAAGGCGCAGGGAGAACATGCGTAAACGGGCCTCGTCTGTCAGTCCAGCCAAGAGCACCGCTGGGTGCCGCCGCCGGCAAGCCCACGCCGACCGCAAGGCCGCCCTGCTGGATGAGCAGGTGCTGCTACTCTCGGCCCGCAAGCAGAGGCTGGAGCAGGGCAAGAGCCGCGGCGGCacactcttctccttctccctgcaCCTGCCCGACATGTCCACCTTGCTGGATGAGGACGGCTACATCTCCTTTCCCGATATGTCAGAGATGCGCTTCCTCCCTATGTGCGCGCAGAACTTCCTGCCTATTAAGTCACCGTCCCTCATCCCCTGCTtcctcttcattttcttcttcctgctaTCCACCTCCTTCTCCGTCCCTTAcgccctcaccctctctttccccctGGCGCTGTGCCTCTGCTACCTGGAGCCCAAGGCAGCCTCCCTGACCGCTTCCATAGCCCAGGGCTACCATGACCATGACAgttcagaggaagaggaggtgtgtgtgcgtacgtctgtATGTTGCAGTACCTGCCTCTGGCTTAGATTGATAGTTCATTACAACAGTTAACCCCTATTATCCTGTCCTGTATCCCGCTCTGCTGTTTCACCAGTTCAGAGCCGACCTGGAGACTGTCTGTCCCAGTGTCTGTCAGTTCTCCTACTTTCAGAACCTCATCTCTGCCCGGTCACACTCTCATCCTGTAGACTACGTCCTCATCGGCATCACACAGAGATGAACCTGCAAGTCCCACCATTTTCATATTTGATTGGCTGGCATTTAATTTCACCTTAACGAGCTGGTTACACACAAATATTGGAGACTTTTTACTCGCATCAGCCTAAATGTTGTCATCTTCTTTAGACATTAACAACATGTATCCATAAGCTTTATTAAGCATCACTAACAAATCACCATGAAATAACTGTCATGCACAGTGTAAAACAGttaattgtgtaaatatttatatattagaCTGTGCgtgttcattattaataatgataatttgaAAAACTCCATCTTCATTAATTCAAATATCATATTCTAAAGCATAGCTTTGTCCCTAACCCATTTCAGTGTTATCATCCACATTCATGGTATCACAGTGTAGAAAGTGACTGCTACAAAATCAACTGCTGCTGCATGGAAGCACGATgcactcagtctctctgcatTGCTGTCTGAGTCAAGCAAAGCAGCACAAAGTAGAATGAatgatttaaatttaaacagcTGAAAAGGGCTAAAGGCAGCTGACTGTAGACTGGAAGATATTTATTCCCCCGCAAGCAACAAACACCCTTTTGAATCACAGATGTACTGTAAACCATGCTGTGTTGCAGAGAGACTGTGATTGAATGCATCCAGATCACCCCTAGTGTCAACATGcatggagaggagggaggagggcctGAAAGTCAGGGTGCTGTTCGTCATATCAATTTTTTACTATCAGCACACAGCAAATGTTTCACGCACATATTTTTACCAGGATTCAGGCATGTCCAAATCCAGAGCAAATTTAATGTTACACTTAAACGTCAAAGTGACTGACCGAGGGTTTTACCTTCCTCTGAGTCTGTTTTGCTTGCTTActtttcatttgcttttttacttctgtttttctttccccaacCTTATCTGCAGTGTTGTCTGATAATGTGTAGTTTACAGAAACAAGAAGTGCATTTCTATTGGTTCCATTTGTGGTTATGAAAAAATCTCTGACGATGAATGCATTTTCAAGGGTTTTACAAGTTgggttcttgttgttttcttgcttGCCACTCGGAACGGTTTTGGTCTGTTTCGCGAAAGCAGACTGACAGCGAACAAACCGACTTTGCCTATGATGGAGAGATGACCGCCACAGAGGTTTGTACATCAGGGAAAGACTTCATATTAAAGGCatgaaaaagggaaataaaggaATGCTGAATCATCGATGTCATGCCCATTGAAACATTTAGTAgaatttgtgtttgtgaagtTCTGCATGCAACACATGCATTGCATCTTGTTATGCCCATTTAGttcttgttcatttttttttttttatgtattcacACATTTTCTGTGTATATCATTATGTCTTTTCCACCGACGACCTTACAGTATGACGACCCTTTCACTTTGGCTCAAAAGCTAGACATCGCTCCCTTACTGAACATTGCTACAACGTTCAAGCTTCAGTTTTCTTGTGAGAATCTTCTGAGATGCTTAGTCTTTTAGTATtatgttactattattatatatttatatatatatatattattattattcatattgcTGTGCCTAAAGCTGCATGTCCCAGCAAATCAGCATACTGATAATTATTATAAGTATTAAAAGGAAAACACTTGGATCAGACTAATTTAATTGTAACATCAGCTAACCTGTTTAGCCACTTATCTTACATActtgtttgtattattaaacagtttgttttcactttaaaaGGTTACGGTAAAGGTTTATAGACTGAGGAGGTTTTTACAAACCCAACACTATCACGAGTTTGGTTGCAGTAAACTTTCCCAAATAACATTTCCTTAAACTCTGATAGCAACGAAGACTGGCATCCAcacagtaaaaagaagaaaaaaatttgTGCACGGTTGTTTTTTGTGGATTGTCGTCTCACAACCTAATATAGTTTGTTACTGCTCCTCAACTGGTAGTAAGCTAATTAGCTGCACATGCTAGCGGTTGCAGCAAAGAAACGCATTGTCTAATCTATTCCTTACATTTCTGCTTTTGGCTTTTATTTGAACTCTGCACACCACCTCAACCTGAGAGGGAAAATTGAAGCTAAACAGGCCTGCCAGGCCTAGTTGTGGTTGCTACGGCTATGATTGGACAAATGCTGTTTGGGGGAGGAGTTTAGTGAAGGctcacatatttacatttttaattcaccCGCCATCTTAACCCTCTCGTATGTTTCTGCTTGCTGCTCCTTTTTGCTCACGTTCCCTTTCCCATCACCTGATTCACCCCGATGCGTTTCTTCTTGTTTTAATGACCCTTTACCTCCTTGTCTCACGCTCTCTGTCCTCCCCTCTTTGCTTGCCGTCAGTCGGACGCGGATGACGACTCTGAGATGCGGACTCAGGTACACTGGGCTCGCTTCATGGCCCTGCTCAGTGCATCGCTCCACCACCGCCGTTAGATGCACTGAGCCGCGTTGTCACTTTGTGCTGTCTCTCCACCTCGGCTTGCCTGCCACCGCTTCTGTTTACATGCTCACTTTCAAGGCCGCACACCAGACTGACATTCACTCTCGCCTAAATTCACTACACAGACTTCAGCTGCAAAACTGTCGCTGCTTCTAAATACATCATTCCAGCTCATTTTCAAGTGCTACTCTTTGTAAATGGTTGAGTCGTGTTTCTTTTCCTGTTGCTGCAACCAAGAGTCCGATTTTTTTTATAGTGAGTTGACTAAAGCCATCGGGTCATTTACAGTTATATTGTAGTAGACAAAGCTCCTAATATCTCCCAACAGGAGTCTAAATTTAACACAGCACCTTTAACTACAATTCATCTCCCCTCTTTTGTCTTTACAGTATAGTTTCATAAGGCGAGTAAAAGGAGAAAACGTTTTTATCAAGCATAGTAATCTGATGCTAGAGGTTGGTAAGAAAACAATGCATGAACGAAATATGCATGCAGGTGCTTTTTGTAAGAAGAGTAACTGATAACAAATACGTCTAACGTACCAGTAACTCTGCCAGTATTACATTCTGTTTTCTGGAGTTCTTGTTACAATTTTATCTAACATATTTATTTGCTGTGAGCatccaaatacatttttgtaagggataaagcaacacaaataaaactgaattaagTCAGTTTTTGTGGATGTGTTAACTTCTAATCAGATTTGGGAGTGCTGTGCTTAACTAAACCTGTAAAACTCAATATGTGAATCACTGCATGAATATCCTTTATTTTCATTGAATTAAGCTTGTCCTAAATGCTCCTTTTAGCATGTATGTACAAGCTGCTACTCTTAGTTACAGCTGCAATGTGAGTGGACATTTTGCCATTGTGTTGCTGTTTGTGGTAGCCTGCAGCGAACAATATACAATGAAGCTTATAATGCAGTTCATTTAAGTCTGCATTGGTTGATTCCAGACTTTTTCAGAACTGCATTTAAGGGTTCCCaaagttttttatttagttGGGGTAATTCATTGGATATGCGAGCTACCGTTGCGTACATAAAGCATGGCCGTCATTCCCTCCGCGCTGCTCCTGGCCTCACCTCCTTGTATCATGGTTGACCGGCTACTGTAGGAGACCTCGCCTCCGGAAGAGATGGTCAAACACCAGACCAACATCAGCGAACTGAAGCGCTCCTTCCTAGAGACGGGCGAGAGCGCGGCAGGCCTGACGGAATGGGAGAAGAGACTCTCCTCGTCCCCTGCGCGCTCGCCCAGAGCAGAAGAAGCACCAATGATAGAGCCACTGGAGCTGCAGGATGTAAGCTGCAGTCCTCAGCAGACTGAATGacggcatgtgtgtgtgaaggatgACATCATCCAGGAGATTTTTGCATAAACAAAGACGTCAATCAGTGTTTGCGTCATAGTGCGGTAAattaaataatcataaaaaGTCTGGTGCAGTGCATTCATATGACAATTAGCTCGAGTGCctattctttttattatattcttcGCCACTATCACCTTATATCTCGACAGCAGCTGATAATAAACTTATTAATTTGTCTCTGTAGTGGATGGTGCCGTCATCAATCAGTAATACGACTGTTCATTGACATTAATTGCTGGAGTTAGCAGTttcatcctttttcttttcttgtgttacATTATATGAATGGACAAATGAGCGGCTCTAAAGTCTGAGGACTAATCACTGGCATCAATGTGACTGAAATGAAAAGTAGCAGATTCACTGGAACCGCTTTGGGTTCTGGATCGTGTCCGTTTCAACGTGTCCTTGTTTGTCTCGATCTCTGTGaccttttcattcatttgtttatttgtttgcttcTTTAGACTAAAGATGAGCAGCCTGCAGGAGAAGAGccaaaagaggaggaacgtgaaGCCACTGAGGTAAACTGCttactctgtttttttttgtgggggtgttttgtgtttttccctttgTTTCTATGTCGCTCCAGACACATCTAGACACTGGCACAGTATTTTGCCTTGTACTACTTCACATGTACAATTTCTCCACTTTGTTTTCCTTATCTGCTCTTTTTTCTATTGCTGACATTTTAATTGAAGCTTGAAAAGCCCAAACATAAGAATATCAATATTATCCAAAAGAGGAAATTAATTTTGTCAGAGGGgtgacaacaataaaaaaaaagtatcattacagaaaacaataagacagaaaacagaaaacgtCCCTTTCATGGCTCTGTTAGAGCCACATATGTGGAGAGAAACTAGGTTTAAAAACTAGATCCAAACAGTGCATCTCTGTCTTAGTATTTATGGAGCTCAGCCTTTGTATGTGTCATTTCTATGTCAATAGTCTCTTGAGCTTATTGTGGTCGTCTTGGCTTTGTGATGCCCTTTTGTCTATTAACTTGATCGATCCATTTTCAATAAGCCAAGTGTCTCCCCAGGCGGCAGGATATCTGGTGAAATATGTGGTCGATAGTATCGCAACAGATTTGGCCACCTCCTCTGGGCCTCACGGGATTAGCCTGTCAACCACTATGGACGATGATGTCTTCATGGACGGGACCCTCAGGGAGGTGGACGAGGTGTCGGAGAGGGCCGAGATGAAGGTCAGCCCCGGggctgtcagacaggaagtgttcCAGGCTATCAGTGACAAGAAAGGGACGCTCATTATCTTGAAGGAGGCTGATGATAAAGTAGACACAGAGGGCGAAGAGACGAGTGgtgcaggtgaagaagaggagcctGTTATCCCTGAAGAGGCCAAAGCTGAGGAGAACGAAATGCTGTCTACCTCTAAAGAGAAAGAATCTATCAGTGAAGACACTTCTGTTGTTGTCGAAGCCAAAACCACTGCAGTCAAGACGCAGAGTCCGAAGATGGAGATAAAAACTGATGCCATGACTCAGATTAAAGGTACTGACTCGTCTAAAAAGGCCATGGCATCCTGGATATCTGAAGTGGTGAAGTCCGAGGTCATCAGTGAGTCAACAAAGGAAGTGAAACAGACAAAAGCTTCTGACGCcctgcagcaggaagaagaaatCTTCACCTTCGAAGAGGTCCAAACAGAGCAGTCAAAGTCCAGCCTGTCTCCAATTACAGTTTCTGAATCCTCAACTACATCCTTAGCAGTGGTACTGTATGAAAACTAAAAGCAACTGCTCTGTTTTGGCTGCTTCCCTCCATATCTCCACCCTCAGCCTACCCCATTGCCTTTTCTTCAGCAGCCAAACCAGTCTAACAGTGTAACCAAGCGCTCTGCATGGCTAACGGCCCCTTAACACCCAGCGTTTACGCTCACATGTCCCAAAGCGTCGGTTTCTGTTGCATTCAAGCCCGCTGCTTCACTTTTGATACAACGGTTTGTTTTTTAGTGGTAGCCTTGCCTTAGCAGCTGGCTCCCACGGCTGATAAGGAAAGAGATGTCTGGCTCCTGTTTGTTTTCTACCGTTTTGCTCTGCTGCGCCATTCCTTTCTTTCAGGTCTGTTATCAGTTCCCTGAAAGCAGTGACTTAATAGCCCTGGCTCAGTGCCACAGCTGCAGCTTTCCCAACTTCATCCTCCAAAATCCCCTTCTGCCTCCAGAACGAGTCAGGAAAAGAAAT
This Cyclopterus lumpus isolate fCycLum1 chromosome 17, fCycLum1.pri, whole genome shotgun sequence DNA region includes the following protein-coding sequences:
- the LOC117746189 gene encoding band 4.1-like protein 3, giving the protein MTTESGADSEAKQAQENKETEKVKAKAAAEPTSPQNQPEQLPAAAGHSTPARKEEQEQQEGDQVSRRSSTSRLSRSPLKGVKKTKIMECKVALLDGSDFTLNVEKRAKGQVLFDKICDHLNLLEKDYFGITCRDVENQKNWLDPSKELKKQIRTGPWNFGFNVKFYPPDPSQLTEDITRYYLCLQLRDDVVSGRLPCSFATHTVLGSYTVQSELGDYDPEELGSDYISELRFAPNQTKELEEKVMELHKTYKGMTPAEAEIHFLENAKKLSMYGVDLHHAKDSEGVEIMLGVCSSGLLIYRDRLRINRFAWPKILKISYKRNNFYIKIRPGEFEQFESTIGFKLPNHRAAKRLWKVCVEHHTFFRLISPESLPKKFLSLGSKFRYSGRTQAQTRRASSMIIRPAPLFERSSSKRYNMSLSLDGAPIMENHETLMKDSAADGATKIITKGDIITTVTTEKKAEEEKAQQEDARMDAVETQEPTATTPLRHDTKCSSHVYTTDPLRSELSLPSSPVSSPKVRRRRRENMRKRASSVSPAKSTAGCRRRQAHADRKAALLDEQVLLLSARKQRLEQGKSRGGTLFSFSLHLPDMSTLLDEDGYISFPDMSEMRFLPMCAQNFLPIKSPSLIPCFLFIFFFLLSTSFSVPYALTLSFPLALCLCYLEPKAASLTASIAQGYHDHDSSEEEETDSEQTDFAYDGEMTATESDADDDSEMRTQETSPPEEMVKHQTNISELKRSFLETGESAAGLTEWEKRLSSSPARSPRAEEAPMIEPLELQDTKDEQPAGEEPKEEEREATEAAGYLVKYVVDSIATDLATSSGPHGISLSTTMDDDVFMDGTLREVDEVSERAEMKVSPGAVRQEVFQAISDKKGTLIILKEADDKVDTEGEETSGAGEEEEPVIPEEAKAEENEMLSTSKEKESISEDTSVVVEAKTTAVKTQSPKMEIKTDAMTQIKGTDSSKKAMASWISEVVKSEVISESTKEVKQTKASDALQQEEEIFTFEEVQTEQSKSSLSPITVSESSTTSLAVSTLGWVSSSEKGSAEPEEKMVVATETEAAPAESTGPTGIDVVEVGTKEVPVVHTETKTITYESAEVDTNGDVDPGVLLSAQTITSETTSTTTTTHITKTVKGGISETRIEKRIVITGDTDIDHDQALAQAIKEAKEQHPDMSVTKVVVHKETEITPEEGED